Below is a genomic region from Spirochaetota bacterium.
GCTGGATGTGTCCATATTCCGCTCCTGTATTCGCTTTTGAATATTTGTAGTTTGCCGCTATTATCCTTTTGCTCCCATACAATCATAACATTTCCTGTATTATCCATCGCAACCCTTGGATTAATAGCATGTTCAGTATTTGGACTGATGTTGTCTTCAACGTTTTCAGGATGTGTCCATATTTTGCTTCTGTATTCACTCATAAATATTTGTGTGTTGCCGCTACTATCCTCTTGTTCCCATACAATAATTGCATTTTCATTATTATCCATTGCGACCTGAGGATTGGTAGCATCATTATTATCAGGGCTGATGTTATCATTCAGATTAACAGGATGTGTCCATATTTTGCTTCTGTATTCGCTTTTAAATATTTGTAGTATGCCGCTACTATTCTCTTGTTCCCATACAATAATTGCATTTTCATTATTATCCATTGCGATCTGAGGATTGGTAGCATCATTATTATCAGGGCTGATGTTGTCAGTAGGGCCAGAGGGCAGCTTCCAGGCTTTAGGCGCTTCGATTTGTACTGTAACAGTATATTCTTTGGTACTGCTATCCGCGGCTTTTACTATGTATGAAACCGGATTAGTAAAATCAACTGACTCCCCATCAGAAGGATTTATTGAATGACCAGAAATAATGATATCTGGTATCAGAGAGCTTACATCTGTATCAAAAGGCACTATTACATTTACCGCATAATTAGTCACTATGCCAATAGCATCAGATGATAATGACATGTTTTCATGAGCAAGGAAATCAAAGGTTATAATATCTTTTGAGTCACTTGGTGCAATATCTATAAAGACTGTATATTCCTTTTCACTACTATCCGCGGCTGTTACAGTATATAAAACTGGATTAGTAAAATCAACTGGCTCTCCATCGGAAGGATTTATCGATGTGCCGGATATAGTAATATTGGGTCTCAGAGATGAAACTGCTGTGTCAAATGGTACTGTAGCGTTTATCGTTGATTCATTAACCATACATACAATATCTGTTGATAATGACAAATTTTCCGAGGCAAGAAACTCAAAGGCTAGAATATCCTTTGCATCGTTTGGAGCTATATTTACAATTACTGTATATCCCTTTGTGTCTCCATCAGCTGCTGTTACTACATAGGTAACCGGATTAGTGAAGTCGACATACTCCCCATCAGATGGATTGATTGATTGACCAGTGATAGTAATATCAGGTTTCAGGTTTGTAACATCTGTGCCAAAAGGGACAATGGCTTCGACCGTAAAATCATGTACACTTCCAACTACATTTTCTGATAATACCAAATTTTCCGAAGCAAGAAACTCAAATGTCAGAATGTCCTTTGCATGATTTGGAGCTATATCCAATGTGATGGTATATTCTTTAGTGGTTCCATTAGCCGCTGTTACTATGTAAGTAACCGGATTAGTGAAGTCGACATACTCCCCATCAGAAGGATTGGTTGATTGACCAGAGATGGTAATATCAGGCTTCAGGTTTGTGACATTTGTGCCAAAGGGGGCAATGGCGTTAACTGTTGAATTATTTACGGTGCAAGTGACGTCCGCGGCTAATGATGAATTTTCCGAAGCAAGAAACTCAAATGTTAGAATATCCTTTGCATGATTTGGAGCTATATCCAATGTGATAGTATATTTTTTGATGCTTCCATCTGCTGCTTTTACTATGTATGAAACAGGATTTGTGAAATTGACATACTCCCCATCAGAAGGATTGATTGATTGACCAGAGATGGTAATATCAGGTCTCAGGTGTGTAACATCAGTGCCAAAGGGGACTGTAGCGTTAACTGTTGTATTATCAATGATACTAATAACATTACTATTTAGTGCCAAATTCTCTGATGCAAGAAATCTAAATGTTAGAATATCCTTTGCATGATTTGGAGCAATATCCACTGTGATGGTATATTCCTTTTTGCTATTGTCTGCGGCAGTAACAGTGTATTTGACCGAAGATGTAAAGTCTATGGATGCCCCGTCTTTCGGATTTATCGATTGACCGGATATTATAATATCAGGACGTAAAGATGATATATCTGTCCCAAAGGGCACAATGGCGTTAACCGTTGATTCATTAATTATGCCAATAATATCTGACGATAATGCCTTATTTTTTGATGTAGAAAAATTAAAGGAAGTAATTTCTTTATCAAGAGAAGCCTTGTTGATGCTATTCCATAGATTTTTTTGATTACAATAAGATGAAGTAAGTATTATAAGAATAGAAATAATAAAATAGTTGAATTTAACTAATTTAATTTGAATGCTTCTCATCCCTGCCCCCCTTAGTGAATTGTAGAATTCATCAAATTATATTCTGCACATACCAAGCTAAGATAATAATTCTCTAGGAAATAGTCAAAAAATAAAGGGAAAAAGTGTGTATTATATCTGAAAGCTATAGTAGTTGATGAAAATGGGGGTATTAGCGCGTACTTTTATATCTAACATTACATATGTTTACTGATAACAATAGCTGAATAAATATTTTTTTTCTCTTTAATTCAAATTTGAATTAAGGATATTTATTTTCAGGTAAAATTTTGTTGTTAATTTTGTTGACAGAATAAGTGACAATATTAGATATTGCTCTATATATTCAGGAGGATAATATGTACGAATTCGTTCGCGGCCCTATGATGTGGATTACTTTTATAATTGTCATATTTGGTCTTGTTTATCAAATCTTTCGTTTACTCAGCGTAACCACAATTAAAGAAAATATTTATTTTACTAAAAAAATAGAAAAACAGAAAAAAAGTATAATAAATTACTTTAAAGAGGTTGTTACCTTCATTTTTTCTGTGAGTCTCATTGAAAACATGCGCCTAAAACTGCGGGGCACAATTCTAAAATCAGAACCCTTTCTTGTAATATTAACAACCATTTTCCATGTATGTATAATTATCACACCAATCTTTCTTATGGGACACAATATCCTTCTTTTCCAGTCATGGAATGTTAGTCTTTGTTCCTTTGCAGAATCTACAACAGATATTTTAACAATTATTTTTCTCCTATGCGCATTTATTTTTCTTATTCGTAGAATTTTTGTTTCAAGAGTAAGATCTGTAACAAGTGTTTATGATTATCTGCTTTTATTAATCACCATCGCTCCCTTTTTAACCGGATACCTCGCTTATCATCAGTTAATTGATTACAAAACAATTATTACAATTCATATAATTGCGGGTGAACTGATGTTGATTTCCATCGGTTTAACTAAGTTGGGACATATGGTGTTTTTCTCTTTTGTCCGCTTTTTTATTGGAAGCGAATACAGCTTTCGAGGAGGAACTCGAATCTGGAAATAAAACAGTTTGTTAAATGGAGTATGTAATGGCTGAACATAAAGAAATGCTGATTGATAATAGTAAGATTAAGAATATGTTGGATCAAAAGAAGAGGATGAAATATTTTCTATCTGTGTGTGCCTCATGTGGCTTTTGCGCTGACAGCTGTTTTTTGTACAGAAACAAAAAGGATCCTAAATATATGCCATCTTATAAGGCTATCAATTCCCTTGGTAGGATGTTCAAGAAGAAGGGTAGGTTGGAGCATGATGATTTAAGAAATATGAAGGAGCTTATTTGGGGAAATTGTGTTCTTTGTGGGCGATGTTACTGCCCGCTTGGAATAGATATTTCAAAGATGATCTCTTGGGCAAGGACAATCTGCCGTACACAGGGTGTATATGAGAGATATGATGTTGATGCCAGAGGGGCAAAAACAGAATAGTTGCATTAGAGTGGAGTCGATATTATGAAAAGATTTTTAACAATATTTTTTATTATCAGTATAGTTGCCTTATGTATATCTATTATCACGGCACAGCCCGAAATGATTATTCTAAAAAATTCTGATGTTTTTAAAGGAAAACAGCGATCAGCGGTTGAATTCCCTCATGGAATACATATGGAGGGCGATCTTGGCTGCATAGATTGTCATCATCAATATCAGAATGGGAAGAATATACTGGATGAGGATGAGCTTGAGGAGGGGAATCCCAAGATAAAGTGTGCTAACTGTCATACTGGAAATTCGGGTAGCAATTATAATCTTATGGAGGCATTTCATAAGCAATGTCTGGGTTGTCATAGGAGTTTATTTAAAGCTGGTAAGAAAACTGGCCCCCGTCTATGTGGGGAATGTCATCCTAAAAAATAGGTCTAATTGAATTTATTATGGAGGAATAAATGGTAATTGCAAAGTTGAAACCTTTAGAAGAGATCAAGGAAATGGTCAAGGAATGTAATAAGATCCTTAATGTGGGATGTGCAGGATGTACAGCAGTATGCCTTGCTGGCGGGCAGAGGGAAGTGGATATTCTGAATGATGAATTGCGCTTATCCTTTAAGGAAGATAATAAAAGGATTGAGATTGATGGATATACAGTTGAACGTCAATGTGAGGTTGAGTTTATTGCAGAGCTTGATCATTTAAAAGATAAATATGATGCCATTATTTCCATGGCCTGCGGAGCTGGTGTTCAGTTTATAGCAGAGCGCTTTCAGGATAAGCCGGTTTATCCTACATTAAACACAACCTTTGTTGGTGTAAATAGGGATATTGGATGGTATGAGGAAAAATGTAGATCCTGTGGCGATTGCCAGTTGGCCTATACCGGTGGAATCTGCCCTGTGACTCGATGCGCAAAAAGCCTTTTTAACGGTCCCTGTGGTGGTACACAAGATGGTAAGTGTGAAGTTGATAAGGAAATCCCATGCGCATGGTACGATATATTTCATCGGTTAAAGGAGCAGGGTAGGTTGGATAATATTACAAAGATTAGAACACCCATGAAATGGGTAAATCAGATACAGGGGACCTTTGTCCTTGATGCTTATAAGGAAAGGTATACAAAATAGAAAATACCTTCAGGATATTGAAGATGTTGGCAGAGTTATAGTCCCATTTTGTATTTGATTTGCAATCACAGATTGTGACTAATGTGAAGTTATAAGTAATTGAAGAGAAATTGACATTTATTCTTTTTGGATTTTTTGTAGACCACGATACTAATTTAAAGATAGTATAGTGGGGAATTATATAGTAAGAATTGCACACTCCTTTTCACTTATCATACCTAAGACCATCTATATGCTGGAGCCTATGAACAGATGCTATTGATCCCTTTTACATAGTGTATGTTAATCCAATCATTGGTAGATGAATGATCTCTCAAGCGTAATGGCAACCTTCTATATGGATCCAGGCCTATGTAATTATGTATACAAAACAGGGGAATGCTGCCTCGAGCCAGAGGAGATATCATCATACTATGATATGCTCCTATTCACAAAGGGCATCATTGACCACACACCTGAAGAGATCCCTGCATTCGATAGTACAACATAGGAATCCGCAGGCCTCAAACACGAAGATCCCGGGATACAGCACGGCGACAGTGATATTGAAGATAGCGAGCATAGCAATCCCATGGATACAGGCTCACAGGGCAGCGATCCAGCGCAGGATAATGATGAGGGTAAGTCATACCAGAGCCTGAAATACATAACAACCATAGTAAACGGATGGGGCAGGGTAATACCGCTATTCCAGGGCGGCAATCCGGATGAATTCCTTCTAAAGGACGGCTCATTCTTCTGCAGCAGGAACGAGTTTATAAAAAGCTATCCCAAGGACGCGGAGAAGCTGAGCCTTCACAACTCAGCCCCTCCGGAAAAAGTGACACATAACAAAGAGCCGGATATATCAGTCCTATCCGCAACAAGGGGAGCTGGTTATCACGAGGTATATGGAAAAAACTGCACACCCTATCCGGAAATATCCGCACAGGGCACCCCGGATAAACCGCACACCCTTAATACTATAAACAACTATAATTTTACTAATCTAATAGTATTAGCACAAAAAGATTTAAAATTTATATCTCTCTTTAACGAATTTTGCATAGATGACTTACCGAGATATCTAAAAAATACGCTCTACTGGATAATTAAAAACGCAGCCCAATACAACCTGTCCCTGGAAGAGACGGCGGATTCGCTGCGGATAGCAAACGATAAGGGCAAGCAGGGAAAGATGAGCTATCTCATAGGCATTATGCGGAACAAGGCCGGCAACAAAGCCCTGGGCATCAGGATTTTAACAAAGCCGATAAATGTTCAGGTTAGCGAATACTTCAAGTACCGCTTTAAACACTGCCTTGAGCATCTGAGATCATACAGTTTTGATTGGGAAAACAATGAATTTCGCTATTCGCTCAAGAACACAGAGAGCAGATCATCGCTAAAGGACTATTTCAGGTTTGTTGTTGAGGATATTAGAAGAGCCGTCGGCGTTTCTCTTAGCGCTGTGGAATCGGATGTTCCTGCGTAAACCTGCCACTATCGTGGTGAAATGCAGCTGAGAAATGGAACAAGATGCGGCGTTTATGACTTCTATGCCCGTTATAATCTATCTTTCCAATAGTATGGCTCTCTATTCATCTGCATTACTCCAATAATGTATATTTCATCTTCCACTTTTTGATAAATGATTCCATATGGGAAACGGTTGGTGAGACATCTTCTTGTATTCTTTGATAACTTTGACCATGCTTCTGGGAATTGGATGATCCGAATAATGGTAGAATATACTTCTTTCGTAAATTCCAAACCAAGACCTTCTAAACATCCTTTATAATAATTTACAGCCTCGATCAATTCTTTCTTAGCTGAAGAATGAAAAGAATATCTCATTTTGAAAAATGCTTTTGAATTTCTCTAAAGACCTCTTCACCTGGTATAGGTTTTTCTTTTCCGCTCTTAATTTCCCCAACTCTTGTCTCAGCAACCTTGGACCATAGCTTATCAATTTCTTTTTTGGAAGGATTTAAGCTATTAAGTAGTTTTTCAATAAGTTGAGTTTTTAAATCAATTGGTAAGGATTCAGCTTCTGAAAAAATTTTTTTTATGCTATTCATATTATTCTCTCATAAAAAAACCAGTTTGTAATTATACTAAAGTACACATGATTATAA
It encodes:
- a CDS encoding methylenetetrahydrofolate reductase C-terminal domain-containing protein, which codes for MVIAKLKPLEEIKEMVKECNKILNVGCAGCTAVCLAGGQREVDILNDELRLSFKEDNKRIEIDGYTVERQCEVEFIAELDHLKDKYDAIISMACGAGVQFIAERFQDKPVYPTLNTTFVGVNRDIGWYEEKCRSCGDCQLAYTGGICPVTRCAKSLFNGPCGGTQDGKCEVDKEIPCAWYDIFHRLKEQGRLDNITKIRTPMKWVNQIQGTFVLDAYKERYTK
- a CDS encoding (Fe-S)-binding protein, which gives rise to MAEHKEMLIDNSKIKNMLDQKKRMKYFLSVCASCGFCADSCFLYRNKKDPKYMPSYKAINSLGRMFKKKGRLEHDDLRNMKELIWGNCVLCGRCYCPLGIDISKMISWARTICRTQGVYERYDVDARGAKTE
- a CDS encoding addiction module protein produces the protein MNSIKKIFSEAESLPIDLKTQLIEKLLNSLNPSKKEIDKLWSKVAETRVGEIKSGKEKPIPGEEVFREIQKHFSK
- a CDS encoding cytochrome c3 family protein; this encodes MKRFLTIFFIISIVALCISIITAQPEMIILKNSDVFKGKQRSAVEFPHGIHMEGDLGCIDCHHQYQNGKNILDEDELEEGNPKIKCANCHTGNSGSNYNLMEAFHKQCLGCHRSLFKAGKKTGPRLCGECHPKK
- a CDS encoding type II toxin-antitoxin system RelE/ParE family toxin, producing the protein MRYSFHSSAKKELIEAVNYYKGCLEGLGLEFTKEVYSTIIRIIQFPEAWSKLSKNTRRCLTNRFPYGIIYQKVEDEIYIIGVMQMNREPYYWKDRL